The DNA sequence ttcgtggatagtAAAAATGTTTGCCCTACAAAACATGTCGCgctcagtggttttggcgtggtgacctcaaccacttggttAACCGTGCAGCAAAAACTCCATAGCGTGGGAGCAAAATGgctgaaaattaataatttacatatgtTCTTTATAAAAGAACTAGGTCATATCTAAAACCAATGATTAATTGCTAACTCATCAAGTAAAGTTTCAGAACTACTATAAAAAGTGACACTAAGTACGGGATTATCGATCACTAGATATCGCACGTAGTGCCAAGACGAAAAAACAAAGATTAATTTGAACAATTGTTCATGGaattcttattaaaatcaacatcaaaagtaatttattcaaattaggctactaagtagcactttttgaaggtcagattacattggacagcaccaaGTTTCGCGCCCCCTTCACCGCTttctaagtgcttttgctgtgattAGCTAGTAAACCTCATTCACCTCACTATATAGGCCTTTCTTCTGCAAAACAGATGCAGGTCGCACAGCCAGCCGAGTCCCAGTCTTCCGCAGAGATCTAGAACTGCACTTATGGCGACCAGGTGTCCTGAAACCAACGCATATAGGTTACCTAGTGACCTATTTCAATAAGCTGAACTTTTAAAATACCTGTTAATCTTATGGAAAAATTCCaagttataaaaagtaaataatacattttttccaGTGGTTTTGGTTGTATATTTAAAAGACGAaaagtttatcaaaaaaatatataaaaaaatagaaactccATTTTTTCTGAGATTTTCGACCTTTCACCACGATAATTTGCAATACTTTAGCATtgagtataatatttataacttccaAAACATAAAATGCTTGTTCATACGTACCGGCAGCTGACTTGCTATGTCCCAGAGCGACTGTGTAGGCAGGCAGGTAGTACAGCGCGTATGGCGAGCCACAAGACATGAGAGCTACCGACGCGCAGAGCAGACCGAAACGCCAAGACTTCAGGAGCGACACGTCCAGATACCTACAAGAAATAGGATAATctataaatcatcatcatcctagccttttcccaactatgttggggtcggcttccagtctaaccggattcagtttGTCAGTGatcgactgcctatctgacctccttaacccagttatctgggcaacacgacaccccttagtcagactggttgtcatacTCTCAAACTTTCAATGTCAGCCTTTCAAatttctgactatctgtaacgactgtcaaagaagtgtaaataacagccgggacccacaatttaacatacCTTCGGGAATACCGAGGAACTCATTAAGACGGCCTGACCTTATAAAGCGTAAATTatcctgtgatcgatcaacttgaaTAGCTTAGCAACTAGCTTCTCTATACTCTGACGGTATTGTTATTCTTCTATTCTCTTAATTGATACTTCTGGTAAGCAAACCCGGATGAAAGAGAAAGAGAATCCAATCATCATACCTGGATATCTTCTCGACACAGCCCGCTTGCTTCTTCTCCTCTTGCACCTCTTTCTGTACTTCTTCTTGTTTGATAACGATGGGTTCTGACAGCTTCTGCGCGAGGCGGCTGGGAGGTGGTCGGATGTAAAGTGatctgtattaaattaatatttttgtatgagcATCCTCGCTATATAATGATTTTTGTGATTGGGAACTGGAGTAATAGGGTTACATGttactaaatctaataatataaatctgtatactGTAATCAGacacatttacaaaaaacattgaataagtattttttattttatgttatcatTAAAAAGCAAGgaaatgtttttacatttaagtaaagtgttcacatttaaatttagtgggggcttactggtaagtgacaTCATACGAGATTTCAAATCACTGTACCTCCTTAAATTTTAGTTTAcgagaaaaaggaaaaaatacgtttgcaatattttttggaaatttgtctGACGGACTCGTCagattattttgtcaaataccctatttgtTACTCACCTACTAAGATGTCGTCTACTCGCTTTATAAACGCAAGTGCTGTCAGTAGACAAGTCCTCCACGGAGTGCAGGATCGAGGAGGAGCGTGTCGGACGCAGACGGAGACGTGACACTTCCTTAGGTAGACCTGGAAATGGCAAGAATCATTATAGtgtaaaactagctgttaccagcgacttcgtccgcgtggttagaagatataagttaggaatttttgaacggaagccctcgaagatgaatatttctccccgtttttgccacattttccattgtatcttcgctcgtattagttgcagcgtgatgttatatagccttaaaacttccttgatgaatggcctattattatacataaaggatttttcaatttgaaccagtagttcctgagattagcgcgttcaaacaaacaaacaaactctccagctttataatattaagtatttaataaattaactacaTCACTGGATTGCAAGGATATATAGTTATATAtgtagtttataattattacaccAGATTATAAACGTGCGCGCacataatctttttttatgaCGTAATGGAGTCAGGAGTCACTCTGCCAGTAAAGCCTATCTCCAGGCTAAGTGAGGTCAATTTTGAATTGCAAGAAAAAGAGTTGAGAAAGTTGTTACAATTACGACAGCGTCTTGTAATGGAAGCTTTTGTACTTGCGGTCAATGACTTTAAAAAGACTGGTGCCATAAGTTTGTAGTCACTATTGAGAATGCTAATGAAAAAAACGACTTACCAACTACACCTAGAACATCTAAACCTTCTGAATCTTCCGAATCTGAATGCTGCGTTTGCATCTGTTGACGGGCCACctgtaaagtaaaataagtattaaaaatgtcCATATTTTGCCTAAaaactcaagtcacatgcacaaagacacccagactcagaacaagcattcatggatcactcaaatgcatgtcttacgcggggatcgaaactgcTACACGTCTCACActgtggatttggcgtggtgacctctaccaATCGGGtatcacaaacaaaatatttaactcttTGTGTTCATAACCATCCAAAGTTAACCAACATTCTACTCACTTCAATTAAACTAGGATGCATGATCTCAGTGATGAGGTTGGTCCTCTTCATATCCTCGTTGAGGAGCAGGTTCTTCTGGTTCAGGCTCAGCTCTGTTTCTGGTTGGAACAGGCTCTGAAGGTGGTTGTCTTTCTGGGAGTCGGACTTAAACATAATGCCTTGGTCTGTGGAGAATAAGAGAGGGCAATGTTGATAATGTTGTAAATGGGATTATGAATGGTTTCCTGTgtatataaaaagcaaaaatagcTCAtcagctgatgatgatgatgcttttttgcttttatctgAACAATAGAGATTGACAATCTTTGATTGATGAGTTACTCTAAAGTTAAGTCGAGTCCAGGAGCTTTGTGATTGGATTTTTCATTCGATTCCTTATATTTTATGGCTTGACGTTATGAGTAAGTGCCATTCACTCTAATTTGATCgtagaaaaatacgtatccgcTTTTTATCCTTTCACGCCCAAATGGGTGGACCGTTTCCGATGAGGTTTGTTACGAAGGTACAACAgataccttggattaacacataggctacttcTATCAGCAATCTCTTCAACACCTTTCTCGAAATCAAACCAATCTCCATCAACAAAGAACCTAAAACACTGCCGTGAGGGACCCACCTTCCTGTATATCATGTAGCAGCGTGGTGTGCTCAGTGGTGGTAGTGGTGGCTGGTGTCCTGTCTGCCAAGGCCGAGGAGTTGCAGCTGAGTGGTGCGGGGCGGTACAGTGTGGCTGATACGCAGACATGGAGCATACCACCACCTAGTCGAAGGCTTGGGTTAGTTCAAGTTAGAataattgcagtttttttatttgaattctgaggttttttcattgaaaactgagattgaaatatgaaattttgaCATGACTAAACAATTAAGATATAATTGAGGTATAAggattttagtatttttaacagcttttcaaaatgattttacaCCAGACGATGTCTTTGTCTTGTTATTTGTTAATCTGCATTCTAACAAATTGGCACTTCCAGAAAAACTAAGGTCGCCAAGTATTTGCGTTTTTACAGAcgtatatttgattttatttcttattttttcttcaacagcaattttataatctatttttctataaataaactatgatTGCCATCAACGCAGACATTTTAACATTacagttaatatattttaactcaAGAGGATACTCACCCAACAACAACACAGTGCCATGTAAACCATACATATCGACCAGTTTTTCAATTAACATCGGAAACACGAAGCTACCAGCTGCTGTCCCGCTCACACAAATACCGTTCGCCAATGCCCTGGAAAGAGATGGCAAGATTTAGCTACAAAACGGATTTCAATGACATGTATAGGACTCATTATCACTAGTAGGAAAGGTATAGGAATTAGAAGAATCAATTCTTTAACATTTCATCATCCTCCCATCCTTTTCCCAAATacgttggagtcggcttccagtctaaccggatgcagctaagtaccagcgttttacaagaagcgactgcctatctgaccttcttaacccagttacctgggcaacacgataccccttagttagactggttgtcagactttcaagcttctatGTACCCATAACGGTTATCAaggatgtgtaaataacagcccgGATACACATAATGGGGAAaagactaggatgatgatgactttcCACACCTTGGTTTTCCTACCTGTGTTTATCGAAGTACTGAGACACGATGACAATACCAGGTGTAGTTGACAGCCCGCCTCCGATACCTGTAAAATGTAATCATTATTTGAAGcgaaatcaaaaacaaattgttctaTTTGTGAGTGAAAACATATTTGGagctacatttatttttctagaaaaGTAGTTTTTCGCCCTctgcttcgcccgcgtcgaggtcggtccGGGAAAAAAGCTatcatatgttctttctcaaggtcaactctatctctgtatcaaatttcattaaaatcagttcagtggtttagacgtgaaagtgtaacagatagacagagttatcATGAGGTTGATTCATTATTAACTGTTTCGACTCGCGACCGCGCTGccgcgtcaactcatgattaaggactccggttgggtccaattGTATAGAAGTTCCCCGTTCTCGCAGGTAACCGCTGGGGCACCgctattagtattttaatacttaccAGTCATCACTCCAAAACTGAGCAGGAGATGGAGTAACCCAGTGCTGAAGTAGGAGAGCGCGAGCCCGGTGGCGCAGAACAGCCCTCCGATGAAGACCACGAGCCGGCAGGAGTACTTCTCGCAGAGGGCAGAGGATAGAGGCGCTGGGAGGAGAATATACACTTTAGTAGATGAGAAATTTTAGCAATAAGACCGCTACTGTACCCTAACAATGTATGCTTTAataatcactgctgtaattccatagtgtacaataaagaatattctaatcaaatctaatatatttcCTCAAACGACTGTGAAAAAGATAAGGTTTTCAGTTCGACGgcatttcgtttttttttttgtttcatgtttgttaCCATCTACTACGGACTggatgaacagattttaatgacattttcaTTAAACGTGGTATAGGTGTCATTTGATACCATCATT is a window from the Trichoplusia ni isolate ovarian cell line Hi5 chromosome 3, tn1, whole genome shotgun sequence genome containing:
- the LOC113491624 gene encoding monocarboxylate transporter 12-like — its product is MSLPREFNFSQELSKLDTQILGTSAPPTSTALSCSIDLPTDVISEAVLSPDKAGSLMSVQSAPPEQRERPASLLLELPLATQVGAYLSAMSPTEQEEDSLLTLSSVTARPLLAASRKLRPPPDSSAESTAPPDGGYGWVVVFGAFMVQFWVAGLFKSYGVLYVEIMETFPESSASIASWIPAALSTLCLALAPLSSALCEKYSCRLVVFIGGLFCATGLALSYFSTGLLHLLLSFGVMTGIGGGLSTTPGIVIVSQYFDKHRALANGICVSGTAAGSFVFPMLIEKLVDMYGLHGTVLLLGGGMLHVCVSATLYRPAPLSCNSSALADRTPATTTTTEHTTLLHDIQEDQGIMFKSDSQKDNHLQSLFQPETELSLNQKNLLLNEDMKRTNLITEIMHPSLIEVARQQMQTQHSDSEDSEGLDVLGVVGLPKEVSRLRLRPTRSSSILHSVEDLSTDSTCVYKASRRHLSRSLYIRPPPSRLAQKLSEPIVIKQEEVQKEVQEEKKQAGCVEKISRYLDVSLLKSWRFGLLCASVALMSCGSPYALYYLPAYTVALGHSKSAAGHLVAISAVLDLCGRLGLGWLCDLHLFCRRKAYIVSILVAGIAVLCLPSLSSWWALAVASGAYGLCLGCWFLLVPVLLADAFGTARIASSYGLVRMFQSLAAVSVPPTAGLLRDVTGGYSWCFYGMGSCMVLGSIPVIVFHLSTKNEDSDSSVD